The DNA region CTGGAAGAATATTGCCGGAGGGGTGGGATTGGCTGTTGTTTTGTGGGGAGTATTCTGGTTGGGAGATAAGGCTTCCGCCTGGCTTTTCGACTTTGCCCGTCCGCAGGTGGAACTGATTTACGGAATGAAAACCGGTGAAAATCCTTGGTTACTCTCCATATTACTACTCATATTGATAGGTCCTGCCGAAGAAATCTTCTGGCGGGGATATGTGCAGAATGCACTTTCGAAGCGCTGGAGCCCGAATGCTGGTTTTATAGTGACAACATTAGTTTATGCATTGGTACATATCTGGTCGTTCAACTTTATGCTGGTGATGGCGGCGTTGGTGGTTGGTGCTATCTGGGGATTGGCTTACAGATTGTATCCGCAGAAATTGGGAGCATTGATTGTGTCGCATGCAGTGTGGGATGTGGCGGTATTTGTTGTGTTTCCGATTTAATATGACTCTTTTTCGGTAATTTTTCATCCGCAGATGACGCAGATTACACGGATTTATAAATTGAAGTAAAAGAAACCTGCGTTATCCGCGCTATCTGCGGATGAAGAATGAAATCTTGATTTACAGGAATATAGAATATAAAACAAACAGCAATGAAATACAATTTTGATGAAATCATTGAACGTCGTGGCACTAACTCGGTGAAGTGGGACGGTGTAAAGAATATCTGGGGGCGTGATGATTTGCTCCCTATGTGGGTGGCCGATATGGATTTCCGTACTCCGCCTTTCGTGATGGATGCTTTAAGAAACCGCCTGGAACATGAGGTGTTGGGATATACTTTTGCTTGTGAAGAGTGGTATACTTCTATTTGTGCATGGCTTCACGACCGTCATCAGTGGGATATATCCCGAGAGATGCTGACATTCGTTCCGGGAATCGTTCGCGGGCAGGCTTTTGCCCTGCAATGCTTCACTAATCCGGGGGATAAGGTAATGGTGATGACTCCTGTTTACCATCCTTTCTTCTTGGTGACCGAACGTATGGGGCGTGAAGTGGTATATTCGCCATTAGAATTGCAGGATGGACAATATCATATCAATTTTGAGCGTTTCCGTAAAGATTTGCAGGGGTGTAAAGTTCTGATTCTCTGTAATCCTCATAATCCGGGCGGACGTGTATGGACAGCAGAAGAGTTGAAAGAAATAGCGGCTATCTGTTACAATAACGGCACATTTGTGATTTCTGACGAGATTCATGCCGATCTGACTTTGCCTCCTTATAAACACTATCCGTTTGCTACGGTTTCCGAAGCAGCAGCATCGAACTCACTTGTCTTCATGGCTCCCAGTAAAGCATTTAATATGCCCGGACTGGGTAGTTCGTATGCGATTATTGTTGATAAGGATATTCGTGAACGTTTTCAGACCTTTATGGAGGCGGGTGAGTTTTCTGAAGGACATTTGCTTGTCTATATCGGTGCGGCAGCCGCTTACATGCATGGTGCAGAATGGTTGGAGCAAATGCTTGATTATATAAAAGAGAATATAGATTTTACAGAAGAATATCTGAAAGCACATATTCCGGGCATTGGTATGATACGTCCGCAAGCTTCTTATCTTGTTTTTCTGGATTGTCGGGATTTGGGACTGACACAGAAAGAATTAACCCGACTTTTTGCAGAGAAAGCACATCTGGCTCTGAATGACGGAACTATGTTTGGTCAACCGGGAGAGGGCTTTATGCGATTGAATATCGGTTGTCCCCGTTCAGTGCTGAAGCAGGCTTTGCAGCAATTGCGTGAGGCTGTTGTGCAGTAATATCAAAAAGAAGAATCTATTATTGTTGGCCGTACAGGTCTATACTACATGAAGAAACTCTTATATCTTTTTATTGTAAGTGGCGTTCTGCTGTGTGCTTGCAGGCATACCGATAGTACTGCTTTGCTCCGCCAGGCGGATGCGGTGGTTTATGATAATGCGGATAGTGCAATGAAACTCCTGTCGTTAATCAAGAATCCGGAGCGGTTGCCGTTTGAGGAAAAAATGTTGTATGGTTGGCTGCGTGCATTTGCACATAATGTACGGGGAGTTTCCATGGCGGAAGACTCTTTGATTTTGCCGGCATTTCATTATTTTGTCGCTGGTCCGGACACGGTAAAGATGCTGAATTCATTCGTGCTGAAATCCAAATATTTATATTGGCAGAAAAGGCATGAAGAGGCTATGGCTGTACTGGATAGCGGTATTGCGGCGGCTACGGCATGCAGAGATACTTATCTGATGGTTAATATGCTTTCTGAGAAAGCAAACAGGTATGTGTACGTTGAGAAGGATTATAAAAAGGCAATAGAAGCACATCTCAGAGCGATTGCCATTCGTGAAGATGAAGGTCTGTGCTATTCTTTGGGTATTGCCATGGGATTACAGGGAAATGATTCGGCTTCTTACTATATGGACCGGAGCATTGAACTGGTGGAGAAAAAGAAAGATACGGTGCGCTTGGTACATTATCTGCGAAACTACGCGCAGTTATTGTCCTATATAAACAATGATTATAAAAGGTCGGCAGAAGTGTCGAAACGCCTGCGGAATTTAGCGTCTGATGAAGGACAGGTTGCCATGACTGACTTGGTGCTGACGGAATGTTTCCTGAAAATGGGAGAGTTGGATTCTGCCCAATACTACCTCGATCAGGGCAGAGCACTATTTGGCCACCGGGAGAAGTTTTTAACTACAGAAAATATGATGACTTATTATCAGGGACTGATAGATTATACACGTCATCGTACATTTGATTTCTTGAAGGTGATGCGTTATAATGATTCTGTCCACAATGCCCTTTATGCCTTGCAAAGTACCATTCGGCGGAAGGATGAAAGTAAGGAATCACTTTCGAATGCCAATTTGCAGTTGACGGTAGAGCGGCAGGAAGCGCAACTGACGCTGTTAGCTTGTTTGCTGTTACTGGTTGTTACGGGTGGTGGCGCCTTTTTCTATATCCGGACCCGTCGTCATCGTCTGATTGAAGCGGAAGAGCGAATCGAAACACTGAACCGTTTGCTGGCAGATGCCACGAAGGGGGACAGTGAACCGGGGACTACCGGAAATGTTAATCAGGAAGTGGAAGACGGACAGTTTTTCCGAAAAATACTTTTGCAACAGTTGGGTATTATTCGTTTGGTCGCTACGCAGCCTACATCACAAAATCAAGAACTACTTCGCCGCATATCCGGCATTACGAACCGGGAGTTGCCCGTAGAAAGTCTTTTGGTATGGGAGGATTTGTATCCCGTGATCGATCGTATATACGATAGCTTTTATACTCGAATGAACAGACGTTTTGGTTCTGTACTAATAGATAAAGAACAGCAGCTCTGTTGTCTGCTTTGCGCAGAGTTCTCTACAAAAGAGATTAGTGTAGTGACGCAGCAAAGCATTCCGACTATTTATCAGCGGAAGACGAATATCCGGAAGAAGCTGGGAATGGGGGAGAAAGAGGATATCGTCGGTTTTATTCTGGAGAAATAACAAATATTACCTGCTTTTCGCACAC from Bacteroides sp. MSB163 includes:
- a CDS encoding CPBP family intramembrane glutamic endopeptidase translates to MKRIIIPLLIAAFLWFFMFSPWTSGIFNFWTAMSFSAIVLMNMAFALRPQWWIEDVKFDWKNIAGGVGLAVVLWGVFWLGDKASAWLFDFARPQVELIYGMKTGENPWLLSILLLILIGPAEEIFWRGYVQNALSKRWSPNAGFIVTTLVYALVHIWSFNFMLVMAALVVGAIWGLAYRLYPQKLGALIVSHAVWDVAVFVVFPI
- a CDS encoding MalY/PatB family protein; this encodes MKYNFDEIIERRGTNSVKWDGVKNIWGRDDLLPMWVADMDFRTPPFVMDALRNRLEHEVLGYTFACEEWYTSICAWLHDRHQWDISREMLTFVPGIVRGQAFALQCFTNPGDKVMVMTPVYHPFFLVTERMGREVVYSPLELQDGQYHINFERFRKDLQGCKVLILCNPHNPGGRVWTAEELKEIAAICYNNGTFVISDEIHADLTLPPYKHYPFATVSEAAASNSLVFMAPSKAFNMPGLGSSYAIIVDKDIRERFQTFMEAGEFSEGHLLVYIGAAAAYMHGAEWLEQMLDYIKENIDFTEEYLKAHIPGIGMIRPQASYLVFLDCRDLGLTQKELTRLFAEKAHLALNDGTMFGQPGEGFMRLNIGCPRSVLKQALQQLREAVVQ